The Pseudarthrobacter defluvii DNA window CGGCTGATTGCCCTGCAGTACAACCCCGAGACCCTCAGCCGGACCCTGCAGGCGCAGGCGGTCGGCGCCGAGGGGAACGCCGATCGGTCCCAGGCCCTGCGCCTGAAGGGTCCGCCGGTCGAGTCCTACAAGCTGGACGCCGAGATCGACGCGGTCGACCAGCTGGAGGAGGGCGACCTGCTGGTGGGAAGGCTGGGTATTCAGCCGCATCTGGCGGCGCTGGAGATGCTCGTCTACCCGAGCATCGCCCAGCTCCGGGACCATCACGCTGCGGCGGCGCGGGGGCAGCTGCAAATTTCCCCGGTGGAGGCGCCGCTAACTCTTTTCATCTGGAGTACCAGCCGGGTGGCGCCGGTGCGGGTCACGGATTTCAGCATCACCGAGGAATTCTTTGACACCGCGCTGAATCCGATCCGGGCCAAGGTGAGCCTGGGCATGCGGGTGCTCAGCGTCAGTGACCTTGGTTTCGATCACCGCGGCGGATCCCTGTACCTGCGCTATCAGCTCGGCAAGGAACGGCTCGCAGCGATGAGCGCCGGCGTTTCCCCAGGCCTGCTGGGACTGAAGGAGATACCGACATGACCGTCAATGACCAGCAGGCCCGGCTCGAGGCGCTGCTGCGGCCGCCTTCGTTCGACGCCGCGCTGTTCCCGCCTTCGAGCCGTTACGCGGGACTTGCGACGGCGGTGCAGAACCCCGAAGGCGACCGGCCGGTCATCTATCTCACTCGGCGGTTTGTGCCGCGGCCGGAACGGCTGGAGCAAACCGGGGTGCATACCGTCGAAGCAGGGCAGCGCCCGGACACCATCGCCGCCGCCGCGCTGGGCGATGCCGAGCTGTTCTGGCGGATCTGCGACGGAAACCGGGCAGTGTTCCCGGCGGAACTGGTGCGCGAACCGGGCCGGCGGCTGCGCCTGACGCTGCCGGAGAACCTGGCCGGCCAGGACGGAAACCGGCCGTGAGCAATGCCGTGACGCTTTCGCTCTACGTCGGACCGGCCATCGCGCTGCCGGCCCCGCGGGCGCTGGTCGAAGCGCTAACCGAGGTGACAGTGCACGCGGGCAGCGCCGGAGAGGACGGGTTCGAACTGAAGTTCAGCGTGGGCCATGACTCCTCCATGCTGCAGACCGTCTTCCTCCTGAGCGGGGGAGCAGTGCCGCCGCTGATCCGTGTGGTCCTTGCCGTCACGGTCTCCGGAACCACCGAGGTCCTGATGGACGGACTGGTCACCCAGACCCAGATCGCCCCGGATACCGGCTCCGGTCCTACCCAACTTGTGGTCAGGGGCCGGGACATCAGCCATGCCATGGACAGCGTAGATCTAAGCGGGCTCTTCCTCTATCCGGCCATGCCGCTCGAGGCCCGCGTTGCACTCATCCTGGCCAAGTACATGGTGTTGGGAGTCATCCCGCTGATCGTTCCCACACCCACCATGGACATTAACAATCCGCTGGAACGAATCGAACAGCACTGGGGCACCGATCTGGTCTATCTGCGCGACCTAGCGGCCATGTCCGGCTACACCTTCTATATGGAGCCAGGACCCACGGTGGGCACCAGCCTGGCCTACTGGGGCCCGGTCCTGCGGATCGGGCCAGTGCAAAAAGCACTCAGTGTGGACATGGACGCGGAAACGAATGTGGAATCCGTCAACTGCAGCTTTGAGCACGACTCCGCAGCCATGCCGATCGTGTCCATCGAAAACCCGTTCACCAGGACACCGCCGATTCCCATTCCGCTGGGGTTGATCAATCCGCTGGACCCGCCGCTGGGCCTGCTCCCGCCGGTACCGAAGAACTTCGAAATTATCGACGACAGTGCCGGCAAGGGTTTTCCGCGGGCGCTAATGCAGGCATGGGCGTACCAAGCGGCCAGCAACCGTTCGGTGATCGCCGAGGGAACCCTGGATGCTCTCCGGTACGGTG harbors:
- a CDS encoding LysM domain-containing protein — translated: MTVNDQQARLEALLRPPSFDAALFPPSSRYAGLATAVQNPEGDRPVIYLTRRFVPRPERLEQTGVHTVEAGQRPDTIAAAALGDAELFWRICDGNRAVFPAELVREPGRRLRLTLPENLAGQDGNRP